Within Chiloscyllium punctatum isolate Juve2018m chromosome 20, sChiPun1.3, whole genome shotgun sequence, the genomic segment ATTTTAGGAACAGTAAATCATTCATAACGGGATCATAGCGAAATTGTCGTGGAAGGTTCTCGCTTTCATAAGCCTGGGTACATTTGGGTGCTATCTGTAGATTTACGCTAGCCTTTTCAATTCCCTGTAGAGAATTCCTCTGGGAGAAACATGATGCATTCCAACAGCAAAAAACTTTGTTGGTCTCATATCTATCACTGCACACCTTAAAACTGAGAAAAGCAATAGCCAAGAGTAAAACAAACGAGGTTGCTCCAAATAAAATCATCAGGAAAAATTTGAAATCAGTTTTCCATTGTCCAATGGTACCCAACATGCCAGTGTTTgatgcattttctgttttatccTGCACATATACATCGATATTGACTGTCGATGAAAGGGATGGTGTTCCATAATCCATCACCAAAATTACAACTTTTTTGTGGATTGAATCTTTGCGTGTAAAGTGACGAATCGTCCACAGTTCGCCTGTTTCCTGAGCGATAGTGAAGAGGCTTTCATCACTTGACTGGTGAATTTTGTAAGAAAGTTTGGCATTCATACCAGAGTCCGCATCGGTAGCTGTGACCTTTGTCACTAAGTAACCGGGGTCGGCGGATCTCGGTATTGTTTCCTCGATTGCATTTCCTTTCACCGGCAAAGGCGACACAATCACAGGGGCATTGTCATTCTGATCCACGACAATCACATTGACAGTAACAGTACTGCTAAGTGGAGGTGCCCCAGCATCCGTCACTTTCACACGGACTTCAAAACTTGTTATTTGTTCAAAGTCAAAGGATTGCTCAGCAAAAATCACGCCATTGACAGTGTTTATAGAGACGAGCGTGGATACAGGTAAATTATGTATTAGGTTATGCAAAATCGAAAATGAAAGTTCGGCATTTTGATTGGAATCTGGATCAAAGGCTGTCACAGAACCAATTGAAGTACCAATAACATTGTTTTCTGCTGCATGCATCACGAAGGAAGGCTGCGTAAAGCGTGGCGCATTGTCGTTTATATCTGAAACTTGAAGTTGGATGGTTTCTGTGGCCGAGAGTGGAGGCGACCCATTATCAGTACATGTGATAGTGATGTTGTACTCTGGCACAATCTCTCGATCTATATCACCATGTGTTACTAATGCATAGTAATTATCAAATGATGTGATAAGCTTAAACGGGATAGTTCGTGAGATTCTGCAAGAAACGTCTTCTGCATTCTTAGAATCTCGGTCTACAATTCTGAGAACAGCTATGACAGTATCCTGTGAAACGTTTTCTGCGATCGTTTTCGTCGTCGTGATTAGTATTATTTCTGGAGAATTGTCGTTAATATCAGTAATCGTTACTAAAACGTTACAATGTACTTCCAGCGGATGTGAGCCTTTGTCCTTTGCTTGCACTGAAATCTGATAACGATCTGATTCTTCAAAGTCCAACGTGCCGGCAACTCTGATTTCACCGGTCATTGAATCTATGCTAAATACCTCACGTGTTTTTACAGGGGTGTGATCACTGAAAGAATAGATTACTTCACCGTTCAGGCTCTCGTCCATATCAGTGGCAGTTACCTTCACAATCAATGTGTCTTTGGGTATATTTTCTGAAATCGTAATTTGATAAATGTCTTGTTGGCAAACCGGGGCGTTGTCGTTCGCATCAACAACATTAATTTTAATTTGCATAGTTCCGAATTTCCTGGGGTTCCCTCCATCAAACGCCGTTAACATTAATCCAAAATTCGGTTCTGCTTCTCGGTCTAAATGTCGCTGCAGCACCAATTCTGGGATGCCATTTTGTCTGCCATCTAGTTGTGATTTCAATGTAAAATACTGGTTTGGGCTCAGTTGATAAGAATGAACGCTATTTGTTCCAGCATCTGGATCAACAGCACTCTGGAGTGGAAAGGCTGTTCCGAGGGCTGTCATTTCTGATATTTCCAGGTTAACTTCCTGTCTCTGAAAAACTGGTGCATTATCGTTTGTGTCCAGAATGGTCACTTCAATACGATAGATTTTAAGTGGATTCTCGATCACAGCCTGTAACATGAGAATGCAACTGAGACTTTGTTCACAAAGCTGCTCTCTGTCTATTTTTTCCTTGACATGCAAAATTCCAGTTTTAAAATTGACTGTTAAGTATTGTCCTTTGTTTTCAGATGCAATCCGAAACCTGCGCTCTGACATTTGCTTAACATCTAAACCGAGGTCTTCAGCGATATTTCCAACAAAGGCACCAAGTTCTAATTCTTCAGGAATTGAGTAGCGGATATTTCCAAAGACCGAACTGGTGAGATGCACATAAATCAAGTAAATACACGCCCAACGCGGTACTCGGTATTTTCGCAAAAAGGCCATTCTAGATCAAAGAATTGCAAATAAAACAATAGTTTTCAGTTATTTTGTACGGTCCTATTGTAAGGAAGCATATACAATCGTTCATTACCTTACGTTTCCTGGTTTTTTAAATAAACGATCAATTTTGAGTAGATATCCGAGAATATTTTGTTAATCACATTCGCGATGATTGTGCAAATCTCCACAGATTTTCGGCGACTAATTCTCAGATGTGAATCGGGCGAGTGGGGAGAGGAATCTTCCCCGTTTCGTCGACACTGATCAGTATATGTTGCAGGGTGAGAGGGGGGCGGGCGTGGAGATGGATCCTCAGCTACAATTCGTCACCTCATTGGTAGACAGCGACACAAGCAGACTCGGCCAATAATAACAGCTAGTACTCTTAAAGCAATAGTGCCTCTACAGAAACCGGTAAGAACTGCTTTGTGTATTTAATGTTGTGCAACTTCAATTGACATTTCCGGCGAATCATTAGTCACATGATACCACATGGTACCGCATGGTGCCACTGCCGTGCAATCTGATAGGTAGGATGCTTTATCGGTCGCAACACCATCCATTTGAGTAACATTGTTCTTTGCAGCTTCGGTATGTGATCTAATGAATAAGACTGCCTATTCACTTTGCTACTCACATGATTACTCGAATAAACTATTCACGAGGTACAAACGCTGATATTTTGCCGTCAGGTATGTTTGAAAAGTGATTAAAATAATTAACCTCTCAGTTCTAATTATGTCGTTTGACATATTCACATGAATTTTCgtcgtcgagagtgtggtgctggaaaagcacagcatgtcaggcagcatccaaggagcaggagcagcataAATTTTCATAGGCGTATTTAAAAACAAATGTTAGTTTTGCTAGTTATAACTGACAATAACCTCTTTTGCATAGTGCACTTCATGTATGCTCAATACCATTTCGTTTTAGGCATCTGCTACATTGAAGAGGATATCTTGTCAATCATGCCACTGTAAGGAGTTTATCTATGTAATCGTAATTTAAAACAATGGATAGTTGGTTTCGTGTCACACTTGTACATGACTATAAATGCAGCAAAGCCGAGATACTTTGTTTCCTGGTGCTGATTGAGGGATAAGTATGGTCGGGATACCACGAAAATTGCCTGCCTATTCTTCTAAATAGTGCCATGGATCTTTTCAAGTCAAGTAAGCAGAAAGATGACACATTCCATGAAAAGAAAACGCGTCTTCAATTATGCATCATTCCTTCAAGATTTCACTGGGCTGTCACTGTAAACTTTTTTGCTCAAGTTCCGGCCTCACACTTGTACTGGGGACAATTTGATATGCAGGTATGATTTACAAGACAGGCGGTATTCGGTGGTAACTTGTTTTTCAACTCTGCCACCGTTTTGGAACGATTATCTGAAGTTAAAGCCGAGCTTGACTTTGCCCTACATATACTTTAGCTAATAACTAAGGACCAATGTTCCAATAGACAGCTAATTGCGAATTTAATTTTTATTCCCTTTAAAAAAAGCAGCCTTTTAATTCATTTGTTGAGTCGGGTGGTGTCACTGTCAACGCTAATATTTCCTGTCTGATTTTAATTACCCATAAAAATATGATTCTGTAGGAGGTTTACTGACAGGAAACGATCTCTGCATTGTCACTATTGTCGCAATTTTCATTGGAAGTTCAAGTATTTTGACCCTTTGGTGAAAAAGAAACCAATTTACTTTTTTTCCAACTTACCATGCTGTGTAATGTGAAATGCAACTTCTTGATGGCTATACTCTCACGCACCCACTGCTCTTGGTCAACTCTGCCATTGTGTTTCCACGTTTAGAAGTTACTGAAAATGAAGCCTTGACGAATTGCTGCAGTGCTTCTTGAAGATGGCCCACATTGCAACCATGATGGTGAAAAAAGAAATATAGCCATAAAGTAATGGCTTCAGCTTCATTCTCCTGGGCTAATTGGCCTTCAATTGTGTCGAGCGTCTTGAGTGCTATTGGGCACAAAAAAGCAAGTGCACATTGTGTACATCTGACTTACAGCCTTGAGGTAGTGCAAATGCTTTGTGGAGTAATAAATTGAGATTTGTAGAGCAGAGAAAAACAAAGTTGACACAGTTATTATGGTTGACATTGACAAAGCAAAACCTTTGGAAACATAGGCAATGTGCTGTTGTGTGAAATCTGTCAGTGAAGGAACTGAACATTGTTAGTCCCAGAATAATGTTCTGAGCAAAATGCAAAAACATGTGGTGGTGAAGGAATTGGTTTCCAAAACTACAATTAATAAACTAAGCACTACAATAATTTCAGCCAATGTAGGACATCGCCCTTCACTTCTCTTGACTGCAAAATCTGAAATTATTTGCTTCTATATTCCGACCAATGTTGTTTCAGAGTCGATGGAAGACACTGTCAACTCAGCTCTGGAATCAAGTTCGTTGACACATGTTTGGAATGGCTATATAGTGAACTTTAGCTAATTCAAAAtgaagcaaacaaaaaaaaatcagtgagcAAATCATTGCTAACTAATTCACTTTTGGTAACAAAATCATCATTGTGTTGCTCTAATGTGGACAGATGGGCATGAGGGCACTTAATGGATGGATTGCATTTAATCTGCTTTTTGTGGACTGGTTATATGCTGACAAATTTACGTTTTCTTGCTTAATGATCTTCTTATAATCACATTGCACCAGCTTTATCAGGTCAGCAGTATGGACATTTACTGAACATTGGTCGAAAattatgttgctggaaaagcacagccggccagGCAACATCTAAGGAGtaggaaagttgatgtttcgagcatgagctcttcatcagaacctgatgaagagctcatgctcgaaacatcgactctcttgcttctcggatgctgcctgaccagctgtgcttttccagcactatactttttgactctgatctctagtatctgcagtcctcacttccttctTTTACTGAATTTGCACAGATGTCAGTAAATCATATACCATAAATACAATAACAACAAAGAGCTCACTTGCTATGTACACGAGCGAGATAAAAATCATGCTTCGGCTGGCAAATAAGGAACAATTTCCATGCCACATTAGTGTCAGACAATATCAGCATGCAAATACAGAAACAAGAGCTgttcattcagccctttgagcatgCATTGCCATTTAATAAAACAATGGCTTATCGAACATTTTAATACTGTTTGCACTCATTAACGTCATAACCTATATTCTGTGCGTATTCAAAGACTTATCAACTTTTACTTTAAATGTATCTACAGAATGATATTCATAACAATTTGAGGGAGCGTGTTCAAAAGATTCACCACTTCTGAGGAAAGATTTTCtaatcatctcaatcctaaatgccACCCCATAATTTTAAGTTGTGCTGTCTGTTTCCAGACTTGTCATTGGTTGCATTATcgttatctaccctgtctaccgttttcattttttttcctggTTTCAATAAATTCACCTGTTCTTCGTGAAAACTTTTGCAAATACAGACTTGGTTACTTACACTCTTCAAAGTACTGTCCTGCCATTAGTTAAACAAATCTGATGAATTCTAATTGTACTTCCTTGATGCAAACAATACATTTCCTAAAAGATGAAAATAACAACTAATATCAAGAGTCAGCAAATCAATCTCTCAAGcttgatctgccattcaatatgatcgtgacTGATCTCATATTGGCCTCAATTCCaatttcctgcccactctccttAACCCTTCAAAATATTACGAATTGCAAATATGTCTATCTCTTACTTAAATTTACTGTCCTGGCATCTATCATTCTCTGGAGtactgaattccacagattcaagaCCATTTGTGTGAtgtgatttctcctcatctctattttaTACCTGCTATCCCTTATCTTAAagcaatcacctctcattttaGGTTGCCTCATTTATTTAAACCCAAAAATGTATTGGCCTAAACGGCTCAATTTCACTTCATAGGACAGGCTCCTCACCTTGGAATTCAATCTCGTGAATCCCCTCCAAGCTGCCTCAAATGAAACAACATCTCTCCTTCAGTAAGGCGCTAAAACGGTGAACAATACTCCACGTGccgtttcactaatgtcctgtagagTTACAGCAACATTTTCCTATATTTATAGTTACATGTTTTTGAAAAATAATGTCCTTTTATACTACCTGCAGCACTTGTAGATTAGCTTTCTGCAATTCATACAGGAGGTCTGATTCTTTCTCACTGAAGTGTTCTGAACTTTCTATTTACATAACAAATTGCCTTTCTGTTCTACCCATTAAATATGGTAATCTCACATGTATCCGTATAAAACTCTATTTGCAAACTTTTGGTTCATTTACCTAAACTATCCATATCCATTAACAAACCGCTCATTTTATATTGCAACTGACTTTCACACAAAACTTGTGTCAGCTGCAAATTTGGCTGAGGGACATTCGATCTAtgcatccaagttattaatatagaTTATTAAATAGGGTGGGAAGACTGAACACTGTGGTACTCCACAGGCTAACTTTTGCCAGAAAGATAAAACGATTTTTTTCCCTGACTCTCTGCCTTTTGTTCATTAGCCAATCCTCTGTTTAAGTTAATACATTACCTCTAACCTGATATGATCTTACTTTATTTCTCGTTGTCCAGGCATACTGCATCCACACGGTCCTGATTAGTCAGTTTGCTTGTTCCAACTTCAAAGAACCCTCATAAATTAGTCAAACACGAGTCACTTTTCATAAACTATGGCGACTATGATGAATTGTGTTTTAAATTTCCAAATGTCCCATTGTAACTTCCTAATAACGTATTTTGACAATTACCAGGTGACCAATATTAAACAGACTGGTCTATTGTCTCCTACTTACCCACTGTTTGACTCCGTCCTTTTTTTTGAATAGTGGTGCTCGATTAACTTTATTCCAGTCTACTGTAATCTTTTCGACACCCAGAATAGTTCGGAATGTTATAACCAATGTATTGTGTACTCTGCTTCCACGTCAGTTAAGGAAACCCAAATTAGAAACATTGTTTCTAGCGCAGTTTAACCAAACTCGCACAATTGAAAATAGATGTTACTACTTCTGCTCTCAaatcttgtttttattttcccaATAAGGGCTACAACTGTATTAGCTTCCTAAATGATAATTACAAATGCGTGTTACCTTTCAGTGGCTGATTTACAAGGACACTCAATTTCCTTTACACATTTCCATTCACTCACCATTTCAGAAATACGCTCCACATCAgttcttccttccaaagtga encodes:
- the LOC140491846 gene encoding protocadherin alpha-C2-like isoform X8, producing the protein MTALGTAFPLQSAVDPDAGTNSVHSYQLSPNQYFTLKSQLDGRQNGIPELVLQRHLDREAEPNFGLMLTAFDGGNPRKFGTMQIKINVVDANDNAPVCQQDIYQITISENIPKDTLIVKVTATDMDESLNGEVIYSFSDHTPVKTREVFSIDSMTGEIRVAGTLDFEESDRYQISVQAKDKGSHPLEVHCNVLVTITDINDNSPEIILITTTKTIAENVSQDTVIAVLRIVDRDSKNAEDVSCRISRTIPFKLITSFDNYYALVTHGDIDREIVPEYNITITCTDNGSPPLSATETIQLQVSDINDNAPRFTQPSFVMHAAENNVIGTSIGSVTAFDPDSNQNAELSFSILHNLIHNLPVSTLVSINTVNGVIFAEQSFDFEQITSFEVRVKVTDAGAPPLSSTVTVNVIVVDQNDNAPVIVSPLPVKGNAIEETIPRSADPGYLVTKVTATDADSGMNAKLSYKIHQSSDESLFTIAQETGELWTIRHFTRKDSIHKKVVILVMDYGTPSLSSTVNIDVYVQDKTENASNTGMLGTIGQWKTDFKFFLMILFGATSFVLLLAIAFLSFKVCSDRYETNKVFCCWNASCFSQRNSLQGIEKASVNLQIAPKCTQAYESENLPRQFRYDPVMNDLLFLKLHDSAASMIDHKTGTCIAAKHEKTLISTNKETNYEAYSSRPRDLEQSSFERCSSGQYGMGLYTSDKCEVEPDPRRLVEIHSRAL
- the LOC140491846 gene encoding protocadherin-10-like isoform X3 yields the protein MAFLRKYRVPRWACIYLIYVHLTSSVFGNIRYSIPEELELGAFVGNIAEDLGLDVKQMSERRFRIASENKGQYLTVNFKTGILHVKEKIDREQLCEQSLSCILMLQAVIENPLKIYRIEVTILDTNDNAPVFQRQEVNLEISEMTALGTAFPLQSAVDPDAGTNSVHSYQLSPNQYFTLKSQLDGRQNGIPELVLQRHLDREAEPNFGLMLTAFDGGNPRKFGTMQIKINVVDANDNAPVCQQDIYQITISENIPKDTLIVKVTATDMDESLNGEVIYSFSDHTPVKTREVFSIDSMTGEIRVAGTLDFEESDRYQISVQAKDKGSHPLEVHCNVLVTITDINDNSPEIILITTTKTIAENVSQDTVIAVLRIVDRDSKNAEDVSCRISRTIPFKLITSFDNYYALVTHGDIDREIVPEYNITITCTDNGSPPLSATETIQLQVSDINDNAPRFTQPSFVMHAAENNVIGTSIGSVTAFDPDSNQNAELSFSILHNLIHNLPVSTLVSINTVNGVIFAEQSFDFEQITSFEVRVKVTDAGAPPLSSTVTVNVIVVDQNDNAPVIVSPLPVKGNAIEETIPRSADPGYLVTKVTATDADSGMNAKLSYKIHQSSDESLFTIAQETGELWTIRHFTRKDSIHKKVVILVMDYGTPSLSSTVNIDVYVQDKTENASNTGMLGTIGQWKTDFKFFLMILFGATSFVLLLAIAFLSFKVCSDRYETNKVFCCWNASCFSQRNSLQGIEKASVNLQIAPKCTQAYESENLPRQFRYDPVMNDLLFLKLHDSAASMIDHKTGTCIAAKHEKTLISTNKETNYEAYSSRPRDLEQSSFERCSSGQYGMGLYTSDKCEVEPDPRRLVEIHSRAL